Genomic window (Acidimicrobiales bacterium):
CCTGCGAGTCCACCCGAAGGACGGCGATGCCGGCGTGGGTGCCGGGCGGGTAGCGGCGGACGTCTCCGAACCCGCGGTCCAGGGTGATCACGAACCGGTCGTCCCGCAGCGCGGCTGCAAGGACTTCAGGATCGCTGGCACCGCCAAGGTCCTCATCTACGACGGTGTCGACATCGTGGCCCAGTGCGACTGCGGCGACCCGCGCCTCGTCTGGAAGGTTCTCGTCGAGCTTGAGCCTCACCGAGGCATGGGCTCCAGCGGGTGCAACTCTTCGCGTGCCAGTAACGCGCCGTATGCGATGGCGGCACGGACCGCCTCGTCCGGCAACGACGGGTACTGCCCGTGGATCTCCTCGGCTGTCATCCCGACCGCAAGGCAGTCGAGTACGACGCTGACGGGGATGCGCGTTCCTCGGAACCGGGCTTGCCCGTGGACGACCGCCGGGTCGGCGTCAATGAGGTCGAGAAGCTCGTTGGCCACAGCCCCCATCATCCCACGCCAACAGTGTCGATCTACTCGTTCGAGACCATTAGCCGTCTCGGCGCACCTTCTCGTGGCGTGGCGAGAGCCGCACTGGAACCGCGGCAACCGTCAGGCCAAGGTTCTTATTCTGTTCAGTTAGGCCCACTCTGCTTGTCTTTGTACGAACCGGTCTTTCCCCGCTTCGGCCGCGA
Coding sequences:
- a CDS encoding DUF5615 family PIN-like protein, with amino-acid sequence MRLKLDENLPDEARVAAVALGHDVDTVVDEDLGGASDPEVLAAALRDDRFVITLDRGFGDVRRYPPGTHAGIAVLRVDSQDARTVAESLTTFLGNDALGDLRGCIVVVRGHLVRIRRPD
- a CDS encoding DUF433 domain-containing protein, with product MANELLDLIDADPAVVHGQARFRGTRIPVSVVLDCLAVGMTAEEIHGQYPSLPDEAVRAAIAYGALLAREELHPLEPMPR